From the genome of Papaver somniferum cultivar HN1 chromosome 2, ASM357369v1, whole genome shotgun sequence, one region includes:
- the LOC113352409 gene encoding uncharacterized protein LOC113352409 — MVKEKMPGSVASFSYGSTDNTFLSMTLCFKPAIEGFLAGCRKIIGLDACHLYGKYGGVLLVATGLDGQNGLVPLGIMNFKKYFKSYSLHVHFWNAAKCYKKRHYQQHMDKLFAEDEKAALYVIDQKPESWSRSHFSNDSKCEHINNNFSESFNNMDKPFRDNPIITLAKMYNKLVMGLFFKRRNESENWQDGEIVPKAMKLITKMRDLNHMFELTGSIRGRVYEVRSVHDVVFVVDLSKKSCSCLQWQLRGFPCQHVIVALTPLRPNWVDYCDPVYSVEYYKKTYAPEFEPLSAEIDWNILVEFINPPVIIRKTGRPRKKRIPSYDEAGSVKKMRKWKKCGVYGHYAITCAGGEVGKNPKGEKPRTCASTTAKDGMKNQNNSESSKQGDAKGRKRKASSQPAFNQTNQHVGSVNNKVTFKVADPKGKKKPKKYMKV; from the exons atggtgaag GAAAAAATGCCTGGCAGTGTAGCTAGTTTCTCATATGGAAGCACAGACAACACATTCTTGTCAATGACACTCTGCTTCAAGCCTGCTATAGAAGGATTCTTGGCTGGATGTAGGAAAATCATTGGATTGGATGCTTGCCATTTGTATGGGAAGTATGGTGGTGTGTTACTGGTTGCAACAGGTCTAGATGGTCAGAATGGTTTAGTACCTCTTGGTATAATG AATTTCAAGAAGTATTTCAAGTCATACAGCTTAcatgttcatttctggaatgctgCCAAATGTTACAAGAAGAGACACTATCAG CAACACATGGATAAATTATTTGCTGAGGATGAAAAAGCTGCACTGTATGTCATAGATCAAAAACCTGAAAGCTGGTCTAGGTCTCATTTCTCAAATGACAGCAAGTGTGAGCACATCAACAATAATTTCTCAGAGTCTTTCAACAACATGGACAAGCCCTTTAGAGATAATCCAATCATTACACTTGCAAAAATGTATAATAAACTGGTGATGGGTCTTTTCTTCAAGAGGAGGAATGAAAGTGAAAACTGGCAGGATGGTGAGATAGTTCCAAAGGCAATGAAGCTGATTACAAAGATGCGGGACTTAAATCATATGTTTGAGTTAACTGGATCTATAAGGGGAAGGGTGTATGAGGTCAGGAGTGTTCATGATGTTGTGTTTGTTGTGGATCTTTCCAAAAAGAGCTGTAGTTGTTTGCAGTGGCAGCTAAGGGGATTTCCCTGTCAACATGTTATAGTTGCTTTAACACCATTGAGACCAAATTGGGTTGA CTACTGTGACCCTGTATACAGTGTGGAATACTACAAAAAGACATATGCTCCAGAGTTTGAACCACTGTCAGCTGAAATTGACTGG AATATACTGGTAGAGTTCATTAATCCTCCTGTTATCATAAGAAAAACTGGAAGGCCAAGAAAGAAGAGGATTCCTTCTTATGATGAAGCTGGAAgtgtgaagaaaatgagaaagtggAAGAAGTGTGGAGTTTATGGTCACTATGCAATAACTTGTGCTGGTGGAGAGGTTGGAAAGAATCCAAAGGGAGAAAAACCTAGAACCT GTGCATCTACTACTGCTAAGGATGGAATGAAGAACCAAAACAATTCAGAATCTTCTAAACAAGGTGATGCAAAAGGGAGAAAAAGAAAGGCTTCTTCTCAACCTGCTTTCAATCAGACTAATCAACATGTTGGATCTGTCAACAACAAAGTCACCTTCAAAGTTGCAGAtccaaagggaaagaagaaaccaaagaagtaCATGAAAGTCTGA